TGTACTCTTGTAATATCCTCAGGCACAAAAAAGGTTGCATCATCTTATGGTtcatgatattattatattaacaCGACAAAAGAAACCTTTGAGACTAGATGTTTGGGCTTTCTTCCGCATTGACTGCATCCAAAAGCGTGTTCCTTTTATCGAGTAAAAAACTTGAGGCGTATTCGAGTTCTATACATTGAGAGAGTAGTTGTCGACTCAGCTGTTTGGCTGCTTGATTTGTCTTTTTATTTGAAATCGAGAGAAATAACGGTATTTCACATAAATTCACAAGTCAACCTAAAGCCATAAACACGAGAATTATGTCACTTTACAAAGTACAATCAATGTCAAAAGGCTACGTTTTCAAATAGTCGGGCACAATACATCTACTTACGAACTAACATTGCATAAATCCAATGGAAACAACAAGAAAGAGGTGGGATGCTTAGCCAACTAATGTTGTGCCAAAGATACGATAATTCCTGCTTCCCCAGGCATCATTTTTGTCAAGATAATAAGATTTCAAGCAACACTCCACCCATGGTGGATTTCTGGAGACATTTTTTGGAGAACGCTCGCAGTCATCACCTTCACCAATTCCAAGCAACATGTTTCGTTTCCTTGCCAATATATCGGCAGAGAAGTCATTTCCAAAGAATTTAATCTGCACATAAGAGATGACATGGGAGAAGTTCCAAAGGAAAATACTTAATTGATCAGGTGTGAATCAAGCCATTATTAATGGACATTCTTACCCCATCCTCTGCATAAAGAAAAGCATGGATTCTTGCAGTAGGGTCCTCTAGTGTCAACCTAATCCGATAAACACCACAAGGGGAGCGGAAGTCATCAGCCCTCCATGGGAATATTGCAACCACCCGAACTACACATTTAAATTTATACGTCACCTGCAATGAAGGGGCTCGTAATTGGAACCTACAGGGATCAAATATATCTAAGCTATTAAACACATCTGGAAGTGTGAAGTGTGACCACTTCTCTAGTTGGTGTTTCACTGATAATAGATTCAAACATATTTTCAAGAAACTAACTTCTCAAAGCAAAGTTGATATCCGCTAGAAACTTTAGAGTTCTTATCATTTAGTGGATCGAAATGTATCTGTGTTCTCCTCTTTTGGAACTTGGAAGCATGCAAGGTGACACCAGTCAGTAATTAGTCTGCTTTACACAATTTTGCTAAGGTATGATCAAAGTAAGAAGTAAGAACCACTAACCTCTGTATGTGTAAGGACATTCATCAAAGTCACAAAAGGCACATCGGGATGATCGGTCTCTGCATATGCAGGAGATAAAGAGGACAAAATAAACCATgtaattttcatgaaaaatcTAAAAGGAGAGGACCCTTCTCTAACCAAACAAAACCTGTTATGTGAGAAGGCCAAGGAAAGCTTGTAAAAGGTAGACATGCCCATTTCAATTGAACACGCTCGTTATATGTCCTGAATCATGATTATCATTGACAAGTTATCAGAGATTCAGATGCATATACCACATTAATAActtaaattaataaactttGAGGAAAAATCACCTTTGGCAATCTAATACACGATCATCATCATCAGACAAAATGCGAAGCGCAGAAAGAGGCATTAGTACAGCTTGCCACAATCCTGCAACTACTTCACATTTTATATTGACAAATTTCACCCATCTGTGTTTGTGAATGAAATCGATACTGATCTTGTAGCTTTGATCGATAATCATCCTCATGACAGTTCCGACAGTTGGAAATGTACATAAAATATCTCTAGATAAAGAAGAGGGTTCCAAGTGTAGAGGAAGTGGATTTTCCATCTCATCTTCTAGCCTGCAGTAGCAAATCACCATAAAGATTTTGGGCGAAAAAAGGGTTCCTGTTGGGACAATTGCTCTAAATTTTTATCCAATACTGTTTTATTAGTAGCTAGGTTGCTTTGGAAACAGATCAAATACAACTAGAAAAATGGAAGAAACAGAATAGCTCTGGATTTCCATTTGATACCAGTGGAGAATAAACAAATTTGGAACATGTTAGATGACTTCAACTAAGCTCGACTAATTCTATTTGTTTGCTACCAGTACTGGACTGCTGCTCATGAGTACGTCACGGTATAAACAACTTATCCTCAATGTGGCAAACTGTGACCTAGTTATGAATTTCAAAGTCAACTACTCCTAGATTAGAGAAATAGTACGATGTTGTTTGCTAGTTCCACATACCGAATAACAAATGTCCAAATATATAAAAGAGAGTAAATAATTGGTAATGAGAAACCACGGTTCATCTTTTGTTCTGAATTTATATATACTAGTATTGGTGATAAATAAGAACATAACACTAACTTGGTTTCAATACAAGCAGGTGGTGCATCTGTTCCATCCCAAAGAAAAAGCATCCACTTATCCTTCTTGACTTTGTGGACATGCATAATCTAGCAGAGGAGCAAAAAAACGAAACATGGTATCAATACTTTTTCCACGAGAAGCAAAGATTTACTAAAAGTTAGCCTTATTAGTGATGCATAAGATAGTAGCTTGTGATACCAAAATACCTTGCAAAGCAGATTGACACGCTCACCTATCTTGATCTCCCTCAACAACATCAAATCATTCAAGCCTAGCAATCACATTTATATAACATTAAAACCCAACTAAGGCTATAAGGTTAAGTTAAATTCCAATTCCAAATGTTTCACGAAGTATAATTTTTGGGGGTTATTAGTACAAGACACACAAAGTCACTTTGATCACTCAATCAGAAAGCAACTCAAACTCATGGGCGACGGCAAGACATGTATGTTTCACGAGgtgaaggaaaaaaaataacataaaaatagTAAAACTGTATCATATACTTACAAAACATTGAAAAAGAATAGTAAATAATTCAAACAGTAGAAAGCATCATATAGAGATAACAGTACCTTCAATTTTATTATGCATCGACCATTTCCTCATCCCCTTGATAAGCCTCCTGTCTTGTTCTCTGAATGAAAATTTTCGTGAAGATTGATAAGGCGCAAATTCTCTCTCACCAAAATCTCTCCCTTCATATAAAGCAAAGGCAGAAAATTTCTTGTTATACATAGCATAAACCTCAGAACCCCGAGTACTAATCTGGacaaaaataaaacaatcaCAAAATAATTTCCAAATGCAACTGAAAAAACAAAATCCAAACTTGCAAAAGATGATGCGAAATCCATTTACCGTAACTTGAGAAACCAGGATTATATCACCATTCGACGCCACCCGGGGAATCTTATCGACAGTTTCAGCATAAAACATAATGGAAAGAGTTTTCGGCTGCGTTTCGTCAACAATCCTCACTGAGCAACATAAATCTTGAACACGCCCACCAAaacaaagaaacaaaaaaaaacaacttTTAAACATATTTTCAAATGGGTTGCCATATTTTACCATCGAAAAGGGGAAAACATGGAGAATTTCGATTTACCAGTGCCTTTAGTACGCTTGGGGAGAGTAGTCTCGATGACAATGCCGATGAGATTGACTCGCTGGTTAATAGAAGACGATGCATCAATAATTTGCATGTACTTGTAATCATCATCATCTCTTCTACGGGGCGGCATTTTCCAGGGAAATGGAAACCCTAGCAGTGGTGGTGGCGACTGAGAGAATCAGCTGAGAGAGAGGCAGTGTCGGAtactgttattttaaaattagtaaAAGACAAACGCATTATATTTGTAATttgaattaaataatattaaataattaatactaaattattttcaagtaaaaatagttgttgatttaaaaaaaaaaattgtttatattttttatataaaatatagagTGATTTGAGGatatatttaatgaaataagAAGGTATTTTCTAATATAGTTAGTATGATGGCCACATTTTTGTGAAAAATCTTTATGTAAATCTTTGAATTAAAATTCAGTACttaactatatttttttaagaatcaGTACCTGACAAAGCTATTATTTTAGTTTAAACTCCCTACAAACCCAAATTTAcgtttttgttgttttattatttaaataaatatattattttattcacaAAATGATAAGTGTCTTCTCCAtcgaaaatttaatttaaaacaaaTAGTGTTTCTCAATTATCATGGAATAAGAGTAAATATTTAGTTTGTCATACAAAGTATCTATTATGGGATTTCAGAATTTGATTTCGCtatttgaatacttcaaatgtataaaaaaatactatattttcgaGTAATCACATTGAATTCAGTCATTGTTTGTCTTTTCACGAAAAATACATTATAATGACTTATTCacgtcattttatttttttacaaaaaaaacattgttcatcattcatcataaaataagattaaatatttattttcacctACAAAGTACCTATTTTAGAGTTACATATGTTTGATTTGGctctttgaatactccaaatgtgAAAAAATTCTATATCTTCGAGCGATAACCATAAATTCAGTAATTGTTGGTCTTTTCGTTGAAAATGCGTTAAAATGACTTATTCACGTtatctaatttttgaaaaaatatattttctcacTCATCATGGAATTAGAAaaagtatttattttgacaGATAAAGTATCTATTTTGAGGTTTCAGATCTTTGATTTGACTTTATATGAATATTTCAAAtgtataagaaaatatttaagtttcaagtaatattaagtGTCTTTTGATgatgtcatttgtgaagttaaaatttaatatctaaattggtacaaatagTATATATTTAGAATCTACAAATACATGATTTTACTCCCTAAATACTGATATCcaattaggcaaaaacttgtgtgagacagtcccacgggtcgtattttgtgagacggatctcttatttgggtcatccatgaaaaaagtattatttttcatgctaagagtattactttttattgtgaatatcggtagagttgacccgtctcacagataaagattcataatatcatctcacaagagacctactcatccAATTATGTGGGGATgccaatatatataatttgaagttaatattgaaTGACACTGATGATGACATTCGTGAATAAAAATGTAATACCTAATTCGAGTTACAAATAGTTGATTTTACCCCATAAATACTGATATCCGGTTATTTGGGGATGTCAGATTAAACATTTTAATGCCATATTTTTAGGTATCAAATTTATAATTCATAGATGTCATTATCAAATAAGTAATATGTCACAtttttaggtatcacattttttaCTTCACGAATGTAAAAAGAatatagtttgaagttaataGCTTTTGTTGGTGTCATTACCAAAAGCCACTTGATAATGTACATGGAGTCGAATTagttactattattattaaattaggtatcacatttttacttcacaAATATCATTATCAAATGTCACTCAATATCAActtcaaactatatattttgacatcccTAAATAATCAGATATGAGTATTTAGGAGGTAAAATCAACTATTTGTAATTTGAATTATGTTTTCTTTGTACCAGTTCATGTATCACTTTTTTTACTTCACGAATGACAACatagaaaatattaattttgaattatattttttgacatcatcaaataatcaaatttgagtttttaaaagataaaatcaagtatttatgGACTCGAAttagatattatttttattcatttaggTATCATATTTTTACTTCATGAATATCATCATCAAATGTCACTCAATATTaccttcaaattatatattttgacattaaaaaaattaattgaattttagtatttaacgtaaaatcaagtattggtatactcgaatttgatattatctgtACCAATTTAAGCATTACATTTTAACTTCAAAAATGACACATCAAAAGTCACTCAATATTATttgaaactatattttttatatccctaaataatcaaaattgagtTTTAAATGGATAAAATCAAGTATATGTGGGACCGAATTAGGTACAATTTGTACCAATATAGGTTTcacattttttattcaaaaatctcatcatcaaatgtCATGcaatattaatttcaaattatatattttgacatcctcgaataatcaaatttgagtatttagaaggtaaaattaAGCATTTGTGAACTCGGattatatcttttttttttaacttaggTATAACATTTTTAATTCACGAATGTCATCATCAGTATCACTCAATATTAATTTCAAACTATGACATCCCCAAATAATTGGATACGAGTATTTAGGGAGTAAAATCATGTATTTGTAGATTCTAATTAGATATtctttgtaccaatttaggtatcacattttaactACATAAATGACACatcaaaaatcatttaatattacttgaaactcaaatattttcttacacatttaaagtattcaaatagccaaatcaaatatttgtaaCCCTAAAATAAGTACTTTATCGGTCAAAATAAATACTTTTTCTAATTTCATGATGAGTGAGAAACtgtgttttttcaaaaattagatgaCGTGAATATGTCATCTTAACGCATTTTAATGAAAAGACCAACAATTACTGAATTTATGATGATCCCTAGCAGATACAATATTTTCTTGCATGtttggagtattcaaagagCCAAAATCAAGTATCTGGAACTCCAAAATAGGTATTTTGTAGGTCAAAATAAATACTTATCTTATTTCATGATGAATGATAAActatgtgttttttttaaataaaatgacatgaataagtcatcataatacatttttcatgaaaagatcagcaatgatTGAATTTAATGTGATTACTCGAAAATATAGCATTTTCTTATacatttgaagtattcaaagagcgaaatcaagtatctgaaactCCATAATAGGTACTTtgtatgtcaaaataaatatttactcttattccatgataattgagaaacaatatttttttaaaattatagatAGAGAAGCCACTTGTCATTTTtgtggataaaataatatatatattcaaataataaaaggacaataaaaatgtaaatttaggTTTGTAGAAAGTTAAAACTAAAATAATAGTTTTGTCAGATATTGATTCTTAAAAAAATGTGGTTATAtactaaattttaatttaaacattgACATATGTATTTTTCACAAATTtactttttttatataatagtatagatttataaaaaaaatgtaaccaaataattatatttttgatgattttatataaattatttgttatattttcaatatcaaAACTCTGAATCAAATAAGagcatattaaaaaaaaaattgaagaaatatAGCTAAATCGGATGCATGGCTATATATTTGTGACAAATGAAAAAGAAATGTAACACATATAATTTGAATTGGAGAAATATATTGTCACAAATTGCTTTAATTCATATTTTGATGTAATAATAATATGTATCATGGATGTCATATTGTGGACATGAATGAAAGAAATAATTATCCTTAATAgtgccaaaatatttttagcaattcgtgaaatccaaacatgtttgatttttttttaagatacaAGAGGATTGAGAATCTGACACGCCAATATTTTCCTCCTCTCTTGTCATAATTGTCTTTTCACTATATGGGATGGGGTAAAATTTTGATCACTTCTAGGACAAATCTTGTCTTTCAAGATAATCTTGCCCCCAAATATAAGTTTGGTAGATGATACACATGAATAATATTATCATTCATTCAACACATGAAATTTGTGTTGAGTAatgaataatgataactcaTTCACATATCATGGTTGAATGAGTGACCATGACACATATATCATGTGCAAAACGGATAAAGGCACTATTTATGTAAGTACATGGATGTAAACGATCTAAATCAAGTCAAAAAATATCAGGATTGAGCTAGACTCATTCAAGATTAATAgaggctcgagctcggctcgagcTTTTATCATCAGGCTCGAGCTCAATTTGTCTTGAAATTATTAAGCTCGCGAAAAGCTCGAACTCGActcgtttatcatgttaatcaagCTGGATTTGATCTTGGTtaattaatagctcgtttatcTATTTAACAAACCTGGCTTGAGCTCGGCTCATTTTCAAGTTCGTAAAACATACAATTGAGTtcgagtttgagcttgattcgaacttgttaaaaattatatataattataaaataattttaaatttgacaaaaaaatgtttttcattcataaataatcaaaatgataaatataacAACTAAAAAATATAAACGAGCCGAGATCGAGCTCGACCTTACGAGCCACCAAAACAAGCCGAGCTCGACCTCACAAGCCTATTGACAAACATGTTTACGAGCTCATGAGCCGAATATCATTAGGCTTGAACTTTAATTTGTTTGATTAAATTCTTGAGCTCGAATTTCGAGCTCGGGTTTgacttgatatgattaacaaatgAACTCAAACAAGCTTTTTATCAAGACGAGCTACGAATAACTCGCAAATGATTTAGTTTGTTTACATCCCTACGTGAGTAACATGAACAAAACCCTAAACATAAGTATGCTACTTTATAGCCGTCAATGAGGAATATTAACCATGCTTGTGAGCTTAATCAATTAACTAATCAAAATGGAaggttgtttgatatcaagatCCGAACTTGAGATCGGAGATCTTATTGTACATATTCCTTCCCcaactcaaaaataaaaattcactaaTCAAAACAGtagtaataaataattttttaaaaatttaaaaaaaatcgatgtaaaaaatatataattggtCATTTCTTCGTATTTCTAGCAAAAATTGACCGTTTCAATTATATGTATgtgaaaataattaaacattgtcatgtttttgttgaaaataatatttgaatgttgaaaaagtaacagttgaatatttgaatgttgaaaataagagttgtaaatattgaaaattagtgtgtgatgatgtagataatgatgtattttatttttggattatttgtaaagatttcctataaatagatctctcatttgtgaagaaattcacaattaagtgtagagaaaaatattataaagtgtgtagtttggtaaatattgagagtttgagatttttactttttaccataaatttttactttcacaacacgttatcagcacgaagctctaaaagtcctccatactt
The sequence above is a segment of the Primulina tabacum isolate GXHZ01 chromosome 6, ASM2559414v2, whole genome shotgun sequence genome. Coding sequences within it:
- the LOC142549369 gene encoding protection of telomeres protein 1b, which codes for MPPRRRDDDDYKYMQIIDASSSINQRVNLIGIVIETTLPKRTKGTDLCCSVRIVDETQPKTLSIMFYAETVDKIPRVASNGDIILVSQVTISTRGSEVYAMYNKKFSAFALYEGRDFGEREFAPYQSSRKFSFREQDRRLIKGMRKWSMHNKIEGLNDLMLLREIKIGERVNLLCKIMHVHKVKKDKWMLFLWDGTDAPPACIETKLEDEMENPLPLHLEPSSLSRDILCTFPTVGTVMRMIIDQSYKISIDFIHKHRWVKFVNIKCEVVAGLWQAVLMPLSALRILSDDDDRVLDCQRTYNERVQLKWACLPFTSFPWPSHITETDHPDVPFVTLMNVLTHTEVTYKFKCVVRVVAIFPWRADDFRSPCGVYRIRLTLEDPTARIHAFLYAEDGIKFFGNDFSADILARKRNMLLGIGEGDDCERSPKNVSRNPPWVECCLKSYYLDKNDAWGSRNYRIFGTTLVG